The following DNA comes from Fretibacterium sp. OH1220_COT-178.
GGCATCGGGGGAATCAGAAGGTGTTGCGGCGCGTCGTCTTCTCCGGGGGCAGGCGCTCGGCGTGCTTCGGGCTGGGGACGTTCGTCCCGTGGGGGTAGCCCATCGGCAGGATGGCGACCGGGGTCACGTTCTCCGGTAGGGTGAAGGCCGAGCGCACCTTTTGCGGATCGAAGTGTCTCACCCAGGTGGGCGCCCAGGCCGAGGGCCGCCTCCGAGTCGAGCGCCGGGCCCCGCTGCGGCTGGTAGTTGCACGCGGTGGGGGCCAGCCCGCCGGCCTCCAGGACCGCGTTCAGCTTCTCGCGTTCCACCTCTTTTCCG
Coding sequences within:
- a CDS encoding nitroreductase family protein: MDFLELARECHSVRRFAGKEVEREKLNAVLEAGGLAPTACNYQPQRGPALDSEAALGLGAHLGETLRSAKGALGLHPTGERDPGRHPADGLPPRDERPQPEARRAPAPGEDDAPQHLLIPPMPSAPSPHHGGGGRSVKGQWAHSLSAVTGTTNTPSGRR